Within Suricata suricatta isolate VVHF042 chromosome 12, meerkat_22Aug2017_6uvM2_HiC, whole genome shotgun sequence, the genomic segment ACACAGGATAGGAGCAACAGAGCTAAAATGGGAGCTCAGGCCAATCATCAGTTCCTCAACAGAGCTCAGTGTGGCTCCAACAACCCACTGGCTGGGAAAGTGGATTTTGGTCTGCAGTTCGTACAGGCCTAGGGTTTACAGGGGCTTCGTGTTCACTGTGAGACAGATTCTAAACCCCCAAGAGAGAACCTGCCATATTACTTTTCTCCAGGAAGagatttcttgaaatgttttatttgaagcAATCCACTTCTCTCAAAAAGTATAGAAACCATTGCAGAAGGGAAGGCAAAGagtcttttaataaatttaatatcaaCCCCCATTTTGGCTGTAGTGCCATTTGGGATTCCCCCTAGAGAGTCTGCCCCACACCCCTCACCCCAGGACCAGCCTCCTGAGGCTCTGGCTCCTCAGGGGACTGAGGCCAAAGATGAGACACctgggggaagaggggtgggagatggggaggaTCAGCAGGGAATTCTATCCTGAGGTTAGGGCTAGGGAAGCCCCAAGGTCTCCTCAGTCGGAGCTAGGCATGGGTTGGAGTGGAATGGGGGTGACCCAGCCCTAGGAGGCCAGGGACAGCATGTCAGACAGGGTGGCTAAGCACCAAAGCTGGGACATGGGCCACCTCTGGCCAACCCCTGAGCTAGATGACACCTGATGGAGAAGTGGAGGTGGTGGGCGGGCTCAGCCTACCTGGCACTGTGATAGTGAGGGTGGTATCTTCAAGAAACCTCTCTGTCCAGTACACAGAAGGCCTGGAATACACCGAGGTGTGGCTCAGGGAGAAGGAAACCAGGGCACAGCACAGAGACAGTGAGGCACAGGCAGGGTGGTTGGAGAAGGGAAGACAAGTCGAGAGGATGTGGagaggggcaggtcagagaggcACGTGCAAAATGTAGTTTATTCTGAGCCGGGCTGATGTTCAGAGAAAGGGGAGATGGGAAAACGAAAAGGTGCAGCTAagggcagagcccaggggccTACTGCAGGGACAGACCCGCTCCTTGGCTGGGGGGACTGGCGTCCAGACCACCAGGGTAGAGTTGAGGAAGGCCCTTGGGGTAAGGAAACCACCCATCAGAGGGCACTTTCCCCCAATCCTTGCCCCTGGAGAGGATAGATCCCCCCGTGGCAGGAGATAGAGGTGCACCTGGGACTCACCAGTAGACACAGAACTTCAAGTTCCTCTGGCACGGGGTCACCCAGGCATAGCCCTGACAGCAGCACCCCATCCTGTGATGACATGGCCCAAGCCCCTGCCTTTGCTCCGCGGCTCCATTCTCTCCAAGGCCTCACTGTCTCTGGGCAGGTTCCCAGAGGCCACCCGGGTCTCGCCTCTGGAGCCCTGACTTCTCACCTCCCTCTGTATCTGCCCCCAGGTCATCATGTGAGTGACAGAGGAGTCCAGACAGGGCTAGCGAGGGGTGAACActggccagggggtggggggaccaccAGGAGCTGCCCTCCTCCTTGTggaccccctcccctgcctccagtgAGGCTTCCCACAGCCCTCACCTGTCTCTCAAGACTTGCCAGTTGGTCTTGGGCTTTGCCAACTCAAaggccctcctcctcttcctgctcctggcTGAGGAGGCGCTGGGGAGCCGCTGGGAGATGGACAGCCGGCTTTGGGAGAGGGGAGTGGTGAGCGGGCCGCAGGCCCCGCCCAGGGAGGCGCCTCACCCTCAGAAGGGGCGTCCCTGGGGGCGGGCCTGACATCGCAGACACCTGGGTGGACGTCCTACCTCCCAGCCAGCCAGATACGTAACCCCGGCCAGGTCACTGCCAGGCCGCCCTCGCGAAACGCCAAGAGACCTGTTCGCGGCTCACTACGTCTCATGAGCACGCGCGAAGTGCCGACTGTGCGCCAGGCCTCTGGAAACCCGGCCCGCGAGGAACAGCACCAGGAACAGGCAGCGCCCGGACGCCTGCCCGGCCCCTCGCCGGGGGCCGCGCCTGGCCGGAAGCCCCCCACTGAGGCCCGTCCCACCGGCCTGCGCCGCTTGTTCCCGCGGCAGGCGTCCTCGGCACGAGGGGTGCGGGTTCGTCGCACAGGCTCCTTGAGAGCGGGGGCGGGGCCCGTGCGGGGCggcgggggtggcgggggcgCGGAGCCCCGCGGGCGGGAGGAGCGCCTGCTGCTCGCCCTGCCGGAAATCAGCCCCTGCAGGCGCCGCGCCCACCAGGCACCCCCNNNNNNNNNNNNNNNNNNNNNNNNNNNNNNNNNNNNNNNNNNNNNNNNNNNNNNNNNNNNNNNNNNNNNNNNNNNNNNNNNNNNNNNNNNNNNNNNNNNNGGCTCCTTGAGAGCGGGGGCGGGGCCCGTGCGGGGCggcgggggtggcgggggcgCGGAGCCCCGCGGGCGGGAGGAGCGCCTGCTGCTCGCCCTGCCGGAAATCAGCCCCTGCAGGCGCCGcgcccaccaggcacccccttacCCGAGCCGGCGCACCTGGGCGCCTCGAACACTTCCGGGAACTTGGGGCACTTGGAATGGTTTCAGCTTCTGAGCGGGGAGactctccccatttctttttctctctgactgaGCCTCCATTCCTGACTTCTCAACTTTTCAAAGGGTTCCAACCCTAACGCACCCACCACTGGACAGGGCTGTGTTTGCTGGCTTCTGCGTCAGAGGCCAGTGAGGGGCTGCCCCCCGGGCCACCCCCAGGCCTCAGCAGGGGCACATGGGACCAGGGTGGGGCCGCTGCGTTCCCCCCATTGTCCCTGCCCCGCCGCAAGCCCCACTCCGCGGTGCCCACCTCATCTCAGGGATGCCCTCCTCCGCATTTTTCTCCAGAACCCTCTCCAGCTGCTCAAGGGCCTCCTCGGGGGCCCCGGGGCCAGGCAGTTCTTCCCCGGTCACCTCCTCTGGGAGGGTCTCCTCTTCTTGGTCTTCAAATCTCAGTTCGTCCTCATCCAGGTGTGCGGTGTCCTTGGTCACTGCGCCCTGCACCCCCACGGCGTCCCTGGCCTGTCCCCAGTCTGGCCTGCCTTGGGCCCCCGAGCTGCGGTGGCTGTGGAACAGACTCTGCCGGTGGTCCTCCATGCGCCGGCCCTCCCCAGTCCTACAGCCTCGCCCCCCAGTACTCAAGTGTGTCTGTGGTTGGGGTCACCCGGCAACAGGAGAATGGCCTGCCCACGTTCTCAGGGTCCACGTTCCATTCCCAAcaagtctgcccctcccccgggggCTCTCCCACGAGGTTGTGGAGGGGGCAGGCTTACCCCTGGACTTAgctcctccctgtctcttcctGGTCGAACCAGGAGTAGTACCTGACCCCAGCCTACATTTCCTCTTAGTCAGAGGTCCCATTTGTGCTCAGTTCAAGGAGCCAGTGCTGGTGGCTGTGCCTTCCCATGGTTGGTTTAGGAATGAGACCTGAGGGGGGATCTGCAAGGGGCTTCTAGGAGTGGTTTCCTCTCTCTTGAAAGGACACGTGAGGAAAAGATCCCATCTCTTCTACTTGACTGTTTTGGGGACTATGTGTGTGTCACTCGTCCTGTGACGGTGAGGCCTGTTCGTCCAAGGACAGTGAGCTGCAAGGTAGGCCTTGGCGGTGGTGCTGAGCCTCGGAACCTGGCAAGCCCGGAGGCGGCTGGGCGTCTAGGCTTCCTGTCACCTGACAGTCAGTTCTCTTAGCTTTGAGTTGTAGCTGGGCTTCCTGGTCCTTGCAGCCAAAAGCACCCTAACTGATACACATTCTTCGAGCCCCAGCATTTCGAGAACTAACTTCAGCTACAGCTGTTGTTCCAAATAGGCTTTCTCACCCATCAGAGCAAAGTGGCTGTTGTGACGATGGAAGTATTCTCACGCACCCGATCTCCAGCTTGGGAGAATTATTTGCAGGCCACCCAAGCAACTGCCCTGCCACGGCTCCTGCCCAGcatggctttctctttctttgcttggCTGCTTCCTGCTCATTGGATAAGATATAAGTCCAgtgtggagcgcctgggtggctcagtgggttaagcatatgacttcgcctcaggtcatgatcttgcatttcttgagttcaagccctgcattggggtctctgctgatggttcagagcctgatgctacttcagattctgtgtcttcctatctctcttctcccctgcttgtgctccacacctcacaccacacacaagtatcaaaattaaacaaacattaaaaaaaattttaaataacaaaacttattcttcttttttggaGAGGGGGATGCATAtgacacagagaagagacagaggtatgaggggcagtgggggaggccGGGACTTTCCTGTGGTGGATGGAGTCCTATTCTGGAGGGTCCACAGTGGGCCCCACGGGGCTCAGATCAAGAGGTCAGCAGGGCTGACTCCTTCTGGAGCCTGCCAAGGAGGGTCCATTCCCTGCTCTTTATGGCTGTAGGCCTGAGGTCCCTACATGGCTGTCATCCGAAGGCAGTCCCAGCTTCCAGAGACACTGCAGCACTGGCCCGgggcccttcctccctctctggccaGCCAGCAAggcctgtccctctcctgcttcttctcATGTCTCTGGTCTCAGCCGAGAAAGGGCCTCAGTTGCTAAGGACCCACGTGATTAAATAAGGCCCACCTGGATAACCCAGCGCAGGGTGCCCACCTCGAGGTCTGTAGCTTTCATCACATCAGTGCACTCCCTTTTGCTCCCAGCTTCCAGGGATGAGGGTACGGACATCTTTGAGGCTACTGTTTTTCCTGCCAcacctcacaccacacacaagtATCAACTCTAAATGACTTCAGGATTCGAATGTCAATAAGAAAAATCGTAAATCAAgtgaaaaataggaagaagacatgaagagacatttcacaGGAAACATGAACAGATGACACTCGGTGTCAcaaataatcagggaaatgaaagGAGAACTAATAAGATTACATTTTACATCCATTCAATTGGCAAAACTTAAGACTGACCGGTAAGATGTTGAAGAGAATGACTTCTTTTATGCACAGTGATTTGGCCTAACTTTGGAGAACGATTTGGCATCAAGTCATGAAGTTGCATGTGGGTGACACCCTCAGgggtctccccccgccccacccccgacCTGGACGGCGGGAGAGCTGACCAGGTCCGGCACTCAGGATGCGGAGAAGTGGAGGGCTgcccaggaagcagaggaggacCGTGCAGGAGCACTCCCAGGCGGAGAGCACTGCCGCGTCCCAGACAGGCATCACAGGCAGAGGGGAAAGAGCGAGCCTGCAGCCACCTGTGCACCCACGAGGCGGCCTGGCGGGGATGGTCCGGAGGATCCGGGCTGGCAGTGACAGTGGGGACCGTAGGGGGCAGGTGGCTGACTCCTTTCCTACTCTGGGGTTTTTAAATGAGCTCATGGGTGATCTTCATGTGAGGAAGCAGTGAGCGCCCCAGCAGGCAGCCAAACAAGAAGTGAGACATAAGACAGGGTCACGCACGGACTAGCAGCGATGGCATCTTAGGAAGGACACAGGACACCTACTCGGATTCCGAACACAGGAGAGGGCGGGGGAacgaggaaggaggaaagaaatgaaggggCGGAGGGACAATCGCCACTGTTCCCTAAAACTCCCACCACCTACTTTTAAATAACTTCGAACTGAGCAGGGCCTGCAGAGAGAAGACAGCCCATACAGCTACTCACTTCAGAATGAGAACCCGCCGCGCCTGCGGGGGCACAAAGCAGGCCAGAGCCCGGTCCGGACCCTGCCTGGACCCCGAGGTGAGGGGGGCGCGCGGGGGCGCGGCCGCCCTTCCTCAGGGAGACGCGGCAGTGACACTGCGTGGCCACCAGAGGTCGCCCCTCTCAAGGGCATGTCGGGCTCCCAGGGAGCCGGGCGGttggggccggggggggggggggggggggggggggggggggggggggggggggcctctgcACCGGCACCACTCGAGGCCCCGCCCCAGTCTTCAGCGCCCATCAATCACCCTTACATCCGGGAGGAAACTTACTCAGGGAGGCAAAGCCGTTGCGCAAGTCTGCACCGGACTCTGACACACAGCTTTTGGCGCTAGGCTGTCTCAGGTGGTGCCCCCAGCTAGGACCACATTTGCAAAATTCAGTAGTGATAGGAACCTAGAACTTCCTCAGGCTAAAGTAATCTCCTTAAAGACCAGCCACAACTACGCTCTTCCCTCACACGGGAACCTTCTGTGGCTCCCACCTTCTGCAGAGGGACACAGGCTGGTATCTTCAAGGGGCCTGTAACTGGGATACAGGCCCAGAGTTCGGTACCATCATATAAGGTGGTGATAGATCACTCCCCTTTTCCCTGAATTACAGTCCTTCTGGAGGAAAATCAGCTTGCAGCTAACCAAAGTTGGACTTCCTCAGTTTTGTTCATCCTTTTTAACCAAAAGAGAGCAGACCcatctcgggggggggggggggggggggtgaggtaATAAAAGCTGGAATTTAAGAACCTTATTTTGTTCTTACTGCTGTTTGTTTACATACCTTGCTTCTGATTTTGTTCTGTGGTTGGTTTCAGAATAACTTTCTAGAAAAGTTGCAAGAGTTTCCTGAGAACCACCATGGACTTTTCACCCAGACTCACTGACTGTTAACAGACTGACACATTGCTTTGTCAtgctctgtcattttttttccctgaacatTTGAAGACAGTTGTAAGCATCACGCCCCTTTTCCCCTGAAGACTCAGCATGTTTTTCTAAGAAGGAGGATGttctcttacataaccacagCATGGCTCTCAAAATCTGGGTAAAATATAGCATTAATCCAACACTGTCAGCTCATCTAGAATTCTTACCCAAAGTTCACAGACAGTCCTGAAAATGTCCTTTTCCACTATTTTTTGCCCTAGCTCCAGAGTCAGTCAAAGTGAGGCATCACATTTATGAGCCTCTTTGGTACCGCATCCTCCAGGACAATTCTTCACTCTCTTTCATGACCTAAACAATTTTTGAAAGTTTTGGCAAGTTAGGTTACAGTGTCTGGATTTCTCTAATGCATTCTCAGGATCAGTGAGGACATGTGCATTTTGGGGAGAATTCTTAAGCAGGTGCTGTCCAAAGGCATGTGGAGTGGCCAGAGCTCATTGCTGCTGATGCCAGCCTCCGTCCTGTGACTCAGGTGGTCTGTCCAGGTTTCTCCGCAGTAAAGTGCCATGTCTTCCCCTTGAAATTAATAACTAATCTTTTGAGAAATGCTCTAAGACCATGCAAATACTGTTTCCTCTCATCAAACTTTCATCCACCACCTTtacaacttctttatttttaaggaaagctGTGCTGGTTTCCCATTTACAGGGATGATACACTCTTTTTGTACAGATTTACTTAGGTAACACAAACGGGTCAAGGTGCTGACTTAAAGAAACTCATCTGGCCATAAGAGTACAGGCGGGTTGGCCAAAGTTATGACAGCGACTCAAGAGTGATAGGGACACAAAAGCTGTGTGCCGTCCTCCAGCTGACCCTCCAGGCCCCTATCCCAAAATTCCTCCTGCTCTGTGGGAACATCTGTCCCCAGACTATGGGCTTCCCAGTGGCAGTTCCCAACACTGGCTTTGGGGCAGTATGAATGGCTCGAGCACAATCTGTATGGGGGGGCGGGCTGCTGGGGCCCCTTTCCGCATAAAACCTGGCATCTGTGACTCTCCCGCAGCTCCTATAACAAATTGCTCCAAAGGCAGTAGTTTAAAACAACATACACTTATTCTCGTATGGTTCTGGGGTCAGAAGTTAACTCACTCTCACTGGGCTAGAGTCAGGGTGTGGGAAGGGAAGGCTCCAGGGGAGAGTCTGTTCCCAGAGATCCAAGAAGCCACACAGAGGATGAGGTAACGATTTAAAGAGGAGCCACATCAAGgagccaccactgccaccactgtTAGAGACTGGAGCAGAGGCCACCTGATGGAAGCCGGGACCTCGGCGGGCCTATCCAGAGAGCTGGAGCCACAGAGGTGACACTACCTAAAgtcagaagaaagggagagggacagacaccccacttctcccttctcctctagGGTTCCACCAGATCTCCCACTGGTGGAAGTGACAGGGCAGGGGGTTCTCcaaggtgttgaattttgtccacAGCACCGAGCAAGgcaggcggtggggggagggggcagagtgtGGATGGGCCAGTGACCGGCACGCACCGGCACTCCGCCTCACGGGCTCTGCCCTGTTCAAGGGACCCTCAGCGATACTGAAATCCTAAACCCTCTGATGGTGGGAGGGTCTTGTTTTGTTACAatagttaggggtgcctgggtg encodes:
- the THEG gene encoding testicular haploid expressed gene protein isoform X7, which encodes MEDHRQSLFHSHRSSGAQGRPDWGQARDAVGVQGAVTKDTAHLDEDELRFEDQEEETLPEEVTGEELPGPGAPEEALEQLERVLEKNAEEGIPEMSRLSISQRLPSASSARSRKRRRAFELAKPKTNWQVLRDRMGCCCQGYAWVTPCQRNLKFCVYWPSVYWTERFLEDTTLTITVPAVTHRVEELARPKRFYSEYFNNDRTTGVWPIPRRTLEYQASNRLRELAAPRSRHNIWSINMCEVSRVSKAAQRAIPSTRILQLAKPRAPATLLEEWDPMPKPKPHVSDYNRLLLLANSVLFCS